The following proteins come from a genomic window of Pangasianodon hypophthalmus isolate fPanHyp1 chromosome 24, fPanHyp1.pri, whole genome shotgun sequence:
- the si:ch211-214j8.12 gene encoding uncharacterized protein si:ch211-214j8.12 isoform X2: protein MPLFRQAEVRPEREGESERERMKRKSHHKCDEEEEDEPSSLRRLCVFSLAENMKDVWTQDYAHNYMDHYFFRYVMGPFSLLRDLIEELLCVLSQRKLLSRAALHLLLLPQLHTLSLSHSCNLVTANLCSLITVRCQSLKSLDLSGAQNVSSAALCSLLGDLPCLHSLSLAGTLCDRAVIATVARRCSLLQHLDVSRCLHLPPGALLPLALQGPKRLTSLLALDIGLGEHEDDGPTSAAFLLLGLSGLLRLAIESLGHACVIIQNRDFAVTDGFTTREIVPSLGELWDARVQEKEQREDEEDRLTLKEKMDRSLSLDEGRRMDTPRGSFKLRLREVQGLNLDGLDAVSNLCPDLLSVSLNCHDDDDDKGSSQSIRLTRGLARWSGQLNFLSLQFSGPLSELVPSLQVSGPGLLSLTLEGVQADGNLPLISLLRACPKLTALTLHVDPPRSNQEEDDDDEDVEDWDLPCLPHLRTLTLIFSLDERQLKPVLCWTSLKRVLWSLLRGSVQLHTLSLVAAPCRLDPVFRLVLDRHAEPLQRLRHVSLQRSNVTMETTTRLVDSCRHLTSLDVSGCWSLTRSNITKLQSRVRRRCRKLHITWT, encoded by the exons ATGCCTCTGTTCCGTCAGGCCGAGGTCAGaccagagagggagggagagagtgagagagagaggatgaagaggaagagtCATCATAAGtgtgatgaggaagaggaggatgagccTTCGTCACTGAGGCGTCTGTGTGTCTTCAGCCTGGCGGAGAACATGAAGGACGTGTGGACGCAGGACTACGCTCACAACTACATGGATCACTACTTTTTCCGATACGTCATGGGGCCCTTCAGCCTACTGC GAGATCTGATCGAGgagctgctgtgtgttctgtctcagaggaagctGCTCTCTCGTGCAGCTCTGCATCTCCTCCTGCTGCcacaactacacacactctcactgtcacaCTCCTGTAACCTTGTCACCGCCAACCTGTGCAGCCTGATCACTGTGCGCtgtcag TCTCTGAAGTCTTTAGATCTAAGTGGAGCGCAGAACGTCTCCTCCGCCGCTCTGTGTTCCCTCCTCGGTGACCTGCCCTGCCTTCACTCGCTCTCTCTGGCTGGAACTCTGTGTGACCGAGCCGTGATTGCTACTGTGGCCCGGCGGTGCTCCCTGCTTCAGCACCTGGATGTTTCCCGGTGCCTCCACCTGCCCCCGGGCGCCCTGCTGCCCCTGGCTCTGCAAGGACCTAAACGTCTCACCAGCCTTCTGGCTTTGGACATTGGTTTAGGAGAGCACGAAGATGATGGACCGACTTCAGCTGCCTTCCTCCTGCTCGGCTTGTCCGGTCTGCTGCGGCTGGCGATAGAGAGTCTCGGGCACGCTTGTGTGATCATCCAGAATCGGGATTTTGCTGTGACTGATGGGTTTACCACCCGTGAGATCGTGCCTTCTCTTGGGGAATTATGGGATGCAAGAGTTCAGgaaaaagagcagagagaggatgaggaggatagACTCACTTTGAAGGAGAAAATGGACAGATCCTTGAGTTTAGATGAAGGCAGAAGAATGGACACACCAAGGGGAAGTTTTAAATTACGTCTCCGAGAGGTACAGGGACTGAACCTTGACGGTCTGGATGCTGTCAGCAACTTGTGCCCTGAtcttctctctgtatctctaaactgccatgacgatgatgatgataaaggtTCCTCCCAGAGCATACGTTTGACTCGGGGCTTGGCTCGGTGGTCAGGTCAGCTGAACTTCCTCTCCCTGCAGTTCTCCGGCCCACTCTCAGAGCTGGTACCTTCTCTGCAGGTTTCCGGTCCCGGTCTCTTATCCCTTACGCTGGAGGGGGTCCAAGCTGACGGGAACCTGCCTCTCATTTCACTCCTGCGTGCTTGCCCTAAACTCACCGCCCTCACCCTCCATGTTGACCCTCCACGTTCCAACCAggaagaggatgatgatgacgaAGACGTAGAAGACTGGGATTTACCGTGTCTTCCACACCTCCGCACTTTAACATTAAT TTTCTCTTTGGACGAGAGACAGCTGAAGCCTGTGCTGTGCTGGACGTCCCTGAAGAGGGTGCTGTGGTCCTTGCTGAGAGGCTCTGTGCAGCTCCACACACTGTCTCTAGTCGCTGCTCCATGTCGCCTGGATCCAGTGTTCAGACTGGTCCTGGATCGTCACGCCGAACCGCTGCAACGTCTCAGACACGTCAGTCTGCAGCGCTCCAATGTCACCATGGAGACGACGACGCGACTCGTAGACTCCTGCCGTCACCTGACCTCTCTGGATGTGAGCGGCTGCTGGTCTCTGACTCGGAGCAACATCACTAAATTACAGAGCCGAGTCAGGAGGAGATGCCGTAAACTCCACATCACATGGACATGA
- the si:ch211-214j8.12 gene encoding uncharacterized protein si:ch211-214j8.12 isoform X1 — MPLFRQAEVRPEREGESERERMKRKSHHKCDEEEEDEPSSLRRLCVFSLAENMKDVWTQDYAHNYMDHYFFRYVMGPFSLLPGDLIEELLCVLSQRKLLSRAALHLLLLPQLHTLSLSHSCNLVTANLCSLITVRCQSLKSLDLSGAQNVSSAALCSLLGDLPCLHSLSLAGTLCDRAVIATVARRCSLLQHLDVSRCLHLPPGALLPLALQGPKRLTSLLALDIGLGEHEDDGPTSAAFLLLGLSGLLRLAIESLGHACVIIQNRDFAVTDGFTTREIVPSLGELWDARVQEKEQREDEEDRLTLKEKMDRSLSLDEGRRMDTPRGSFKLRLREVQGLNLDGLDAVSNLCPDLLSVSLNCHDDDDDKGSSQSIRLTRGLARWSGQLNFLSLQFSGPLSELVPSLQVSGPGLLSLTLEGVQADGNLPLISLLRACPKLTALTLHVDPPRSNQEEDDDDEDVEDWDLPCLPHLRTLTLIFSLDERQLKPVLCWTSLKRVLWSLLRGSVQLHTLSLVAAPCRLDPVFRLVLDRHAEPLQRLRHVSLQRSNVTMETTTRLVDSCRHLTSLDVSGCWSLTRSNITKLQSRVRRRCRKLHITWT; from the exons ATGCCTCTGTTCCGTCAGGCCGAGGTCAGaccagagagggagggagagagtgagagagagaggatgaagaggaagagtCATCATAAGtgtgatgaggaagaggaggatgagccTTCGTCACTGAGGCGTCTGTGTGTCTTCAGCCTGGCGGAGAACATGAAGGACGTGTGGACGCAGGACTACGCTCACAACTACATGGATCACTACTTTTTCCGATACGTCATGGGGCCCTTCAGCCTACTGC cAGGAGATCTGATCGAGgagctgctgtgtgttctgtctcagaggaagctGCTCTCTCGTGCAGCTCTGCATCTCCTCCTGCTGCcacaactacacacactctcactgtcacaCTCCTGTAACCTTGTCACCGCCAACCTGTGCAGCCTGATCACTGTGCGCtgtcag TCTCTGAAGTCTTTAGATCTAAGTGGAGCGCAGAACGTCTCCTCCGCCGCTCTGTGTTCCCTCCTCGGTGACCTGCCCTGCCTTCACTCGCTCTCTCTGGCTGGAACTCTGTGTGACCGAGCCGTGATTGCTACTGTGGCCCGGCGGTGCTCCCTGCTTCAGCACCTGGATGTTTCCCGGTGCCTCCACCTGCCCCCGGGCGCCCTGCTGCCCCTGGCTCTGCAAGGACCTAAACGTCTCACCAGCCTTCTGGCTTTGGACATTGGTTTAGGAGAGCACGAAGATGATGGACCGACTTCAGCTGCCTTCCTCCTGCTCGGCTTGTCCGGTCTGCTGCGGCTGGCGATAGAGAGTCTCGGGCACGCTTGTGTGATCATCCAGAATCGGGATTTTGCTGTGACTGATGGGTTTACCACCCGTGAGATCGTGCCTTCTCTTGGGGAATTATGGGATGCAAGAGTTCAGgaaaaagagcagagagaggatgaggaggatagACTCACTTTGAAGGAGAAAATGGACAGATCCTTGAGTTTAGATGAAGGCAGAAGAATGGACACACCAAGGGGAAGTTTTAAATTACGTCTCCGAGAGGTACAGGGACTGAACCTTGACGGTCTGGATGCTGTCAGCAACTTGTGCCCTGAtcttctctctgtatctctaaactgccatgacgatgatgatgataaaggtTCCTCCCAGAGCATACGTTTGACTCGGGGCTTGGCTCGGTGGTCAGGTCAGCTGAACTTCCTCTCCCTGCAGTTCTCCGGCCCACTCTCAGAGCTGGTACCTTCTCTGCAGGTTTCCGGTCCCGGTCTCTTATCCCTTACGCTGGAGGGGGTCCAAGCTGACGGGAACCTGCCTCTCATTTCACTCCTGCGTGCTTGCCCTAAACTCACCGCCCTCACCCTCCATGTTGACCCTCCACGTTCCAACCAggaagaggatgatgatgacgaAGACGTAGAAGACTGGGATTTACCGTGTCTTCCACACCTCCGCACTTTAACATTAAT TTTCTCTTTGGACGAGAGACAGCTGAAGCCTGTGCTGTGCTGGACGTCCCTGAAGAGGGTGCTGTGGTCCTTGCTGAGAGGCTCTGTGCAGCTCCACACACTGTCTCTAGTCGCTGCTCCATGTCGCCTGGATCCAGTGTTCAGACTGGTCCTGGATCGTCACGCCGAACCGCTGCAACGTCTCAGACACGTCAGTCTGCAGCGCTCCAATGTCACCATGGAGACGACGACGCGACTCGTAGACTCCTGCCGTCACCTGACCTCTCTGGATGTGAGCGGCTGCTGGTCTCTGACTCGGAGCAACATCACTAAATTACAGAGCCGAGTCAGGAGGAGATGCCGTAAACTCCACATCACATGGACATGA
- the si:ch211-214j8.12 gene encoding uncharacterized protein si:ch211-214j8.12 isoform X3 translates to MPLFRQAEVRPEREGESERERMKRKSHHKCDEEEEDEPSSLRRLCVFSLAENMKDVWTQDYAHNYMDHYFFRYVMGPFSLLPGDLIEELLCVLSQRKLLSRAALHLLLLPQLHTLSLSHSCNLVTANLCSLITVRCQSLKSLDLSGAQNVSSAALCSLLGDLPCLHSLSLAGTLCDRAVIATVARRCSLLQHLDVSRCLHLPPGALLPLALQGPKRLTSLLALDIGLGEHEDDGPTSAAFLLLGLSGLLRLAIESLGHACVIIQNRDFAVTDGFTTREIVPSLGELWDARVQEKEQREDEEDRLTLKEKMDRSLSLDEGRRMDTPRGSFKLRLREVQGLNLDGLDAVSNLCPDLLSVSLNCHDDDDDKGSSQSIRLTRGLARWSGQLNFLSLQFSGPLSELVPSLQVSGPGLLSLTLEGVQADGNLPLISLLRACPKLTALTLHVDPPRSNQEEDDDDEDVEDWDLPCLPHLRTLTLMSAGLQIKFVSLQAFLFGRETAEACAVLDVPEEGAVVLAERLCAAPHTVSSRCSMSPGSSVQTGPGSSRRTAATSQTRQSAALQCHHGDDDATRRLLPSPDLSGCERLLVSDSEQHH, encoded by the exons ATGCCTCTGTTCCGTCAGGCCGAGGTCAGaccagagagggagggagagagtgagagagagaggatgaagaggaagagtCATCATAAGtgtgatgaggaagaggaggatgagccTTCGTCACTGAGGCGTCTGTGTGTCTTCAGCCTGGCGGAGAACATGAAGGACGTGTGGACGCAGGACTACGCTCACAACTACATGGATCACTACTTTTTCCGATACGTCATGGGGCCCTTCAGCCTACTGC cAGGAGATCTGATCGAGgagctgctgtgtgttctgtctcagaggaagctGCTCTCTCGTGCAGCTCTGCATCTCCTCCTGCTGCcacaactacacacactctcactgtcacaCTCCTGTAACCTTGTCACCGCCAACCTGTGCAGCCTGATCACTGTGCGCtgtcag TCTCTGAAGTCTTTAGATCTAAGTGGAGCGCAGAACGTCTCCTCCGCCGCTCTGTGTTCCCTCCTCGGTGACCTGCCCTGCCTTCACTCGCTCTCTCTGGCTGGAACTCTGTGTGACCGAGCCGTGATTGCTACTGTGGCCCGGCGGTGCTCCCTGCTTCAGCACCTGGATGTTTCCCGGTGCCTCCACCTGCCCCCGGGCGCCCTGCTGCCCCTGGCTCTGCAAGGACCTAAACGTCTCACCAGCCTTCTGGCTTTGGACATTGGTTTAGGAGAGCACGAAGATGATGGACCGACTTCAGCTGCCTTCCTCCTGCTCGGCTTGTCCGGTCTGCTGCGGCTGGCGATAGAGAGTCTCGGGCACGCTTGTGTGATCATCCAGAATCGGGATTTTGCTGTGACTGATGGGTTTACCACCCGTGAGATCGTGCCTTCTCTTGGGGAATTATGGGATGCAAGAGTTCAGgaaaaagagcagagagaggatgaggaggatagACTCACTTTGAAGGAGAAAATGGACAGATCCTTGAGTTTAGATGAAGGCAGAAGAATGGACACACCAAGGGGAAGTTTTAAATTACGTCTCCGAGAGGTACAGGGACTGAACCTTGACGGTCTGGATGCTGTCAGCAACTTGTGCCCTGAtcttctctctgtatctctaaactgccatgacgatgatgatgataaaggtTCCTCCCAGAGCATACGTTTGACTCGGGGCTTGGCTCGGTGGTCAGGTCAGCTGAACTTCCTCTCCCTGCAGTTCTCCGGCCCACTCTCAGAGCTGGTACCTTCTCTGCAGGTTTCCGGTCCCGGTCTCTTATCCCTTACGCTGGAGGGGGTCCAAGCTGACGGGAACCTGCCTCTCATTTCACTCCTGCGTGCTTGCCCTAAACTCACCGCCCTCACCCTCCATGTTGACCCTCCACGTTCCAACCAggaagaggatgatgatgacgaAGACGTAGAAGACTGGGATTTACCGTGTCTTCCACACCTCCGCACTTTAACATTAATGTCAGCTGGGTTACAGATTAAATTTGTATCACTACAGGca TTTCTCTTTGGACGAGAGACAGCTGAAGCCTGTGCTGTGCTGGACGTCCCTGAAGAGGGTGCTGTGGTCCTTGCTGAGAGGCTCTGTGCAGCTCCACACACTGTCTCTAGTCGCTGCTCCATGTCGCCTGGATCCAGTGTTCAGACTGGTCCTGGATCGTCACGCCGAACCGCTGCAACGTCTCAGACACGTCAGTCTGCAGCGCTCCAATGTCACCATGGAGACGACGACGCGACTCGTAGACTCCTGCCGTCACCTGACCTCTCTGGATGTGAGCGGCTGCTGGTCTCTGACTCGGAGCAACATCACTAA
- the LOC113542379 gene encoding uncharacterized protein LOC113542379, whose translation MASSPRLMSLLILVLSSHVMLTNALRLWGLRAVGLPGDALGNRPDPYVTVWCDGLIGGKTEVITGTHNPTWNKGFSLSCKTGATLKMEVWDKDIKYDDYLGVCTHRVSTTSGTGKELTCTSLKKGTFYYRYNV comes from the coding sequence ATGGCATCCTCTCCTCGTCTTATGTCCCTTCTCATCCTGGTCTTGTCATCTCATGTGATGCTGACCAACGCTCTCCGTCTGTGGGGTCTTCGAGCTGTCGGCCTGCCCGGCGATGCGTTAGGCAATCGTCCCGACCCATATGTgacggtgtggtgtgatggGCTCATCGGCGGCAAAACTGAGGTCATTACCGGCACACACAACCCCACGTGGAACAAAGGGTTTTCTTTAAGCTGCAAGACTGGGGCAACTCTGAAGATGGAGGTGTGGGACAAAGACATTAAATATGACGACTATTTGGGTGTTTGTACCCATAGAGTGTCAACTACGAGTGGAACTGGTAAAGAACTTACGTGTACCTCCTTGAAGAAAGGCACGTTTTACTACAGATATAATGTCTAA
- the LOC128317321 gene encoding uncharacterized protein LOC128317321: protein MTFSSSPRLVYLTVFILVCLALPSDAALRVYRMHGKGLKGDALGNAPDPYVKMYVRNIFVTRTSVIKSSSNPIWSSTLTSNTAQINNELKLQVWDEDIQKDDLLGVCYTQVKRGSYSYQCTLSKGGYLIYSYEFN, encoded by the coding sequence ATGACGTTCTCCTCCAGTCCCCGGCTGGTGTACCTCACCGTGTTCATATTAGTGTGTCTGGCACTTCCTAGCGATGCTGCCCTGCGGGTGTACCGCATGCATGGCAAAGGGCTGAAAGGTGACGCTTTGGGAAATGCTCCTGACCCCTATGTGAAGATGTATGTCAGAAACATATTTGTGACCCGAACCTCTGTGATTAAGAGTAGCTCTAACCCCATATGGAGCTCTACCCTGACCTCTAATACGGCTCAAATCAACAATGAGCTGAAGCTGCAGGTTTGGGACGAGGATATTCAGAAGGATGACCTTTTGGGAGTGTGTTATACCCAGGTGAAGCGTGGCAGTTACAGCTATCAGTGCACTTTGAGCAAAGGAGGCTACCTGATCTATTCGTACGAGTTCAACTGA